Sequence from the Amycolatopsis sp. NBC_00345 genome:
CTCCTCCTCGTCGCCGCTGCGGAACCGGGCCAGCACGCGGTTTCCCTGGTCCAGCAACGCCTCCACCGTTTCGCCGAAGCGGTGCGTCACGCCGGGGCCGGCCGCGTCGTGGATGATCCGGGCTAGGTCGGTGCGCAGCAGTTCCTCCTTCGACACCAGGCCCCGGCCGTCGAACGCCTCGACCGGCATCGCGGCCAGCCGCCGCTCGTCCGCGTCGATCCACGCGGCCCCGGCCTGCGGGATCAGGCAGCCGAGCGCCTGGTCCAGCAGGCCCGCCTGCGCGAGCACCTCGCGGCTGTCCCCGCGCATGTCCACGGTCTGGCCACCCGCGCGCGGAGCCGGGGCGATCTCGGCGACCGTCACCGCCCAGCCGTCCCGCTCCAGCAACAGCGCGAGGGTGTCCCCCGCGATCCCACCACCGACGACAAGTGCACGTGCCACGACATGTCCTCCCTGCTCGCGTAACCCGTCCACATGTCTGATGCGAACGTTTCGCGTTAACGGTAGCCCCGACGGACGTGCTAACGCAAGAGTTTCGCGGTAGTCTGAGGGCATGGCGCAGGCAACAGGGGTGACCCGTCCCGGCGGCCGGACCGCCCGCACTCGCGAGGCCGTGCACGCGGCGACCCGTGAGCTGCTGGCGGAATCCGAGGACGGCACCGTCGAAATCGCCGAGGTGGCGGCCCGGTCCGGGGTGCACGTCGCCACGATCTACCGGCGCTGGCGCACCGCCGAGGGCCTGGTCATCGACACGATCGTGGAGGAACTGGCCGACCGCTCACCGCTGCCCGCGACCGGCGATCTGCGCGCCGACCTGCTTGTCTGGACCACCAACCTGCTCACCGACCTCCACAAGCCGGTCCAGCTGACCCTGGCCCGCGCCATGGTCAGGGCGGGCGACGCCGGTGAACAGGGCTTGGGTGACGTCGCCCGGTTCTCCGAACCCCGGATCCGCGGGATCGAGGCCACGCTGAAGGCCAGCGCCACGACCGCGATCGGCTGGCGGGACGTCTTCGAGATCGTGCTCGCCCCGGCCTACGTCAGCGCCCTGCTGTCCAGCCCCCTGGACCCGGCCGTCGACGGCCCCCGCCTGGTCGACAACCTCATCGCCGTGCGCGACCACCGGGCGGCCACTGGCTGACCGGGTGTCTGGTTACGGCGTGGGAACCCGTGGCTCCAGGCCTGCGGCCCGGTAGATCCCGTCCACCACCGTCATCGTCTCGATGGCGTCTTCCGGCGGCGTGCTCACCGGACCGTCACGCAGCACCGCGTTCGCGAAGGCGTCCAGCTGGTAGTCGTACGACGGCCGGTGCGTGAACCGTTCCACGCGCCGGCCGCCTGGGCCGCGGACCGACAGGCGGTGCCAAAATTGCGGGGACAGCGGGTTGATCGCCCGCAGCTCGCCCCGGGTGCAGGTGACGCGGGCGGCGATACGGATCACGTCGGAGGACCACAGGGAACAGCGCACACGGCCGGTGGCGCCGGTGGGGAACCGCAGCGAGGCCGTCATCGCGCGGTCGACGCCGGGGGAGCGGAGCTTCGCGCTGGCCGAAACCACCGTGGGCGTCGAGGCGGCCAGGACGCGGGCCATGTGGACGGTGTAGCAACCCGCGTCCATCATCGCGCCGCCGGCCAGCGGGAGGCTGTAGCGGATGTCCGAGAAGCTGGGCAGCGGGAAGCTCATCGCGGTCTCGACGTGGAGCACCGTGCCCAGCTCGCCGGAAGCCAGGATCTCCTCCATCCGCAGGGCGAACGGGTGATACCGGTAGTGGAACGCCTCCATTACCACCAAGCCCGATGCCGCCGCGGCCCGCGCGACGGTGGTGGCCTCGTCCGCGTTGGCAGTGAAGGGTTTCTCGCACAGGACGTGTTTGCCCGCCTCCAGCGCGGCGAGCGTCCAGCGGCCGTGGAGGCCGTTGGGGGTCGGGTTGTAGACGGCGTCCAGGGACGGGTCCGCGAGGAGCTCGTCGTACGTCGTGTGCACCTTGGGGATGCCGTGTTTCGCGGCGAATTCGGCGGCGCGGCGCGGGTCACGCGCCGCGATGGCCGCGACCTCCACCTCGGCGTTGCCGCGCGCGGGCTTGACCAGCGCGCTCGGCACGATCCCGGCTGCTCCCAGCACTCCGATCCGCATGCCGGAACCTTAGCGGTCCAGCTGATTTCAACTGACTGTTGACCTCTTCAACAACGAGTTGTAGCGTTCGCGCCATCACGACGTCCTGGAGGTCCCCGATGCCGTCGCCGTCCCGTACCCGCGCCTGGCAGGCCGCCCTGCTCGGCGGGGCGCTTGTCCTTGCCACCACGGCCTGCGGGGGTGGTCCCGACGGTGCCGGTGGTCAGCCGGCCGCGGGGAACGGCCCGTCCGCCATCCCGGACAACGCCGCGCTGATCACTGCCATCAAGGCTGACCCGCAGCTCGCAGGCGCGCTGCCGCCCGCCGTCGCGCAGGCCAAGACGCTGCACCTCGCGTCCAACATCCAGTCCGCGCCGAACAACTTCTACTCGGGCGACGGCAAAACGCCGATCGGCTACGAGGTGGACCTCGCCAAGGCGGTCGGCGCGAAGCTCGGTGTCACGGTGTCGTACCAGGACATGGCGTTCGGCTCGCTGATCACCAGCCTGCAGTCCGGCCGCGTCGACCTGACCATGGCCGCGATGAACGACACGAAGGAACGCCAGCAGCAGATCGACTTCGTCGACTACTTCTCCTCCGGCATCACGATCATGGTCGGCAAGGGAAACCCCGAGGGCATCACCGGCCCGGACACGTTGTGCGGCAAGAACGTCGCCGTCGTCCAGGGCACCAGCCACCAGAAGTTCGCCGCCGCGCAGAGCGCGAAGTGCACGCAGGCGGGCAAGCCGGCGATCGCCGTCACGGCCACCGACAGCGACACGCAGAACCAGAACCAGCTGCGCACCCGCCGCGTCGCCGCGATTCTCAACGACCTGCCCAGCGCCGTCTACATCTCGCGCACTGCGGGCGAGGGCAAGTTCTTCGAGGTCGTGCCCGGTCAGCCGATCGAGGGCGGCCCGTACGGCATCGGCTTCACCAAAGCCAACACGAAGCTGCGCGACGCCGTGAAGCAGGCGCTGCAGTCCCTGATCGCCGACGGCACGTACGGCAAGATCCTGCAGTCCTGGGGTGTCGAGCAGGGCGCGGTGAAGGAGGCGGCCGTCAATGGCGGAAGCTGAGCCGCTGCCGATCATCCGGCTGAAGCACTGGGGGCGCTGGGTCAGCGCCGTAGTCATCGTCGCACTGCTGGTGCTGCTCGGGTTCGCGCTCGCGCAGGCCCAGATCGAGTGGGACTCGGTGCCGGACTTCGTGTTCTACCGCGTGATGGCGCTCGGCCTGCTCAACACCGTGGTGCTCGCGGTGATCTCGCAGGCCGTGGCGATCGTGCTCGGCATCCTGATCGCGCTGCTGCGCCGGAGCGCGAACCCGGTGGCGAAGTGGTTCGCGGCGGCCTACATCTGGCTGTTCCGCGGCTTGCCGGTGCTGCTGCAGATCCTGATCTGGTACAACCTCGCGCTGATCTTCCCGACGATCTCGATCCCGCTGCCGTTCGGCGGCTACCTCCTCCACGAGCAGACGAACGTGCTGATCAGCGCGTTCACCGCGGCCCTGCTCGGGCTGGCGCTGAACGAGAGCGCGTACATGGCCGAGATCGTCCGCGCCGGGCTGAACAGTGTCGACAGTGGACAGACGGAGGCGGCGAAGTCCATCGGCATGACCCCGGGCGCCACGCTGCGCCGGGTGGTGCTGCCGCAGGCGATGCGCGTGATCATCCCGCCCACCGGCAACGACTTCATCAACATGCTCAAGGGCACGTCGATGGCGTCGGTGATCGGCGTGACCGAGCTGATCCACGCGGCCAACAACATCTCGTCCAACAACCTGCTGGTGATGGAGACGCTGATCGCGGCCGCGGTCTGGTACATGGTGGTGGTCACCGTCGCGGGTGTCGGCCAGCATTACCTGGAACGCGCGTTCGGCGCCTCGGACCGGGGTCCGGCGTCGCGCGTGGGCAAGGCGCTGCGGGGAGTACCGCTGGTGAGGAGTGCCCGTGTCTGAACCACTGCTGCGCGCTGTGGGCGTGCGTAAGAGCTACGGGCACACCGAGGTGCTGAAGGGCATCGACCTGGAGGTCCACAAGGGACAGGTGGTCTGCCTGCTCGGGCCGTCCGGCGCGGGCAAGAGCACGTTCCTGCGCTGCCTGAACCACCTGGAGACGATCGACGCCGGGCAGGTGTGGGTCGACGGCGAGCCGATCGGCTTCAAGCTGCGCGGCGGGAAGCTGTACGAGCTGCGGGAGGCCGACGTCGCCCGGCAGCGCCGTGACATCGGCATGGTCTTCCAGCGGTTCAACCTGTTCGGCCACCGGACGGCGCTGGAGAACGTCGTCGAGGGGCCGATCCGGGTGCTCGGGGTGAAACCCGACCAGGCCCGCGCCGAAGCGCTCGAACTGCTCGACCGCGTCGGCCTCGCGCACCGCGCCGACGCGTACCCGGCGCAGCTCTCGGGCGGGCAGCAGCAGCGGGTCGCGATCGCGCGGTCGCTCGCGATGAAGCCGAAGCTGATGCTGTTCGACGAGCCCACGTCGGCGCTCGACCCGGAGCTGGTGGGGGAGGTGCTCGCGGTGATGGGTACGTTGGCGCGGGAGGGGATGACGATGGTGGTCGTGACGCACGAGATGGCCTTCGCCGCCGAGGCCGCCGACGAGGTGGTGTTCCTCGCCGACGGCGTGGTGGTCGAGACCGGCCCGCCGGGCCAGGTGCTGAAGGCGCCGGAGCACGAGCGCACCCGCCAGTTCCTCGCGCGGGTCCTGCCATGACGCGGATCTCGCCCCGGTACCTGCTGCAGTTCGACGAGCCCGCCGGTTACCTGGACTTCGCCCGGTTCGGCCCGCCGTCCCACGCCGTGCTCGACACCACGGCTCGTCTGCTCGAAGACGCCACGGTCGCCGGTCCGTCCACTGTGGATGAACTGATGC
This genomic interval carries:
- a CDS encoding amino acid ABC transporter permease, with translation MAEAEPLPIIRLKHWGRWVSAVVIVALLVLLGFALAQAQIEWDSVPDFVFYRVMALGLLNTVVLAVISQAVAIVLGILIALLRRSANPVAKWFAAAYIWLFRGLPVLLQILIWYNLALIFPTISIPLPFGGYLLHEQTNVLISAFTAALLGLALNESAYMAEIVRAGLNSVDSGQTEAAKSIGMTPGATLRRVVLPQAMRVIIPPTGNDFINMLKGTSMASVIGVTELIHAANNISSNNLLVMETLIAAAVWYMVVVTVAGVGQHYLERAFGASDRGPASRVGKALRGVPLVRSARV
- a CDS encoding ABC transporter substrate-binding protein codes for the protein MPSPSRTRAWQAALLGGALVLATTACGGGPDGAGGQPAAGNGPSAIPDNAALITAIKADPQLAGALPPAVAQAKTLHLASNIQSAPNNFYSGDGKTPIGYEVDLAKAVGAKLGVTVSYQDMAFGSLITSLQSGRVDLTMAAMNDTKERQQQIDFVDYFSSGITIMVGKGNPEGITGPDTLCGKNVAVVQGTSHQKFAAAQSAKCTQAGKPAIAVTATDSDTQNQNQLRTRRVAAILNDLPSAVYISRTAGEGKFFEVVPGQPIEGGPYGIGFTKANTKLRDAVKQALQSLIADGTYGKILQSWGVEQGAVKEAAVNGGS
- a CDS encoding amino acid ABC transporter ATP-binding protein codes for the protein MSEPLLRAVGVRKSYGHTEVLKGIDLEVHKGQVVCLLGPSGAGKSTFLRCLNHLETIDAGQVWVDGEPIGFKLRGGKLYELREADVARQRRDIGMVFQRFNLFGHRTALENVVEGPIRVLGVKPDQARAEALELLDRVGLAHRADAYPAQLSGGQQQRVAIARSLAMKPKLMLFDEPTSALDPELVGEVLAVMGTLAREGMTMVVVTHEMAFAAEAADEVVFLADGVVVETGPPGQVLKAPEHERTRQFLARVLP
- a CDS encoding TetR/AcrR family transcriptional regulator, with the translated sequence MAQATGVTRPGGRTARTREAVHAATRELLAESEDGTVEIAEVAARSGVHVATIYRRWRTAEGLVIDTIVEELADRSPLPATGDLRADLLVWTTNLLTDLHKPVQLTLARAMVRAGDAGEQGLGDVARFSEPRIRGIEATLKASATTAIGWRDVFEIVLAPAYVSALLSSPLDPAVDGPRLVDNLIAVRDHRAATG
- a CDS encoding Gfo/Idh/MocA family protein, with product MRIGVLGAAGIVPSALVKPARGNAEVEVAAIAARDPRRAAEFAAKHGIPKVHTTYDELLADPSLDAVYNPTPNGLHGRWTLAALEAGKHVLCEKPFTANADEATTVARAAAASGLVVMEAFHYRYHPFALRMEEILASGELGTVLHVETAMSFPLPSFSDIRYSLPLAGGAMMDAGCYTVHMARVLAASTPTVVSASAKLRSPGVDRAMTASLRFPTGATGRVRCSLWSSDVIRIAARVTCTRGELRAINPLSPQFWHRLSVRGPGGRRVERFTHRPSYDYQLDAFANAVLRDGPVSTPPEDAIETMTVVDGIYRAAGLEPRVPTP